The Gimesia chilikensis nucleotide sequence AAATTGCGTCGCCGCATGCTGGATACCCTCTCGCAGGTGAACCAGAACGAATACGAAAGTATCGGCGATCCGGAAATCCAGACCCGTATCTCACAATACGAGATGGCCTTCCGCATGCAGACTTCGGTTCCCGAACTGACCGACATCACCAAGGAAACCAAAGCCACACTCGACATGTATGGCCCCGAGGTCCATAAGCCGGGCACATTCGCCTATCACTGTCTGCTTGCCCGTCGCATGGCCGAACGGGGAGTCCGCTTCTCGCAGATCTTCCACCGTGGCTGGGACCAGCACGCGAATATCGCAGGCGACCTGCCCAAACAATGTAAGGACATCGACCAGCCGGCAGCCGCTCTGGTCAAAGACCTCAAACAGCGTGGCATGCTCGATGACACCCTCGTCATCTGGGGCGGTGAATTCGGCCGTACGGTCTACTGTCAGGGGAAACTCAGTCGTGAAAACTACGGACGTGACCACCATCCTCGCTGCTTCTCCGTCTGGATGGCTGGCGGCGGCATCAAAAAAGGACAGGTCTACGGGTCGACCGACGATTTCAGTTACAACATCGTCGACAAGCCGGTCCACATCCATGATTTCAACGCAACGATCCTCCAGTGCCTGGGCATTGATCATCGCAAACTGACCTATAAATTCCAGGGCCTTGATCAGCGGCTGACCGGCGTCGAAGAACATCACCCGGTCAAAGACATCCTCGCCTGATCTCCCGTGCTACATACAAAAAAAGAGGCAGTCTATAAAGACTGCCTCTTTTCGTATTCACAGCTTTACAGAATCGCTTACTTCTCAGCAGCCTGCTTCTGCAGTTTCAGCATCTGTGCCGCATAACGCTTGCCGAACTCTCGCTCTGCTTCCGCATTGAAGTGCACCTGATCGCTTTTCGCAGGCAGACCTTTTGAAGAGGCCACCGCGGTAGCAGGCACCGTCTCTGCAATTCCATGCAGCGACTTGTTGACGGTCTCGGCACCGGGGCGTGTGAAAAACTCCCCCAGTTCTCCCATAACGAACGGCATGTCCGGTTCGTTCAGATCTTTGCGCAAATCCGCGATCATGCCCGAAAGTCGCTTCTGGTATGAGTTATACAGCTTGGGATTGGAAGAATCCCCTTCCCCCTGGTGCCAGATCGCACCTTTAATCTCGCCATACTTCTGATTCTCTTTCGCCAGCTTGACGGCACGCTCATACAGATCGCCCCCTTTGACCCAGCGACTGAGGGGTGTTCCGCCCACGGCTGCGGGGATCAGACCAATCGTCACACCCGGCTTTGCATCAGCAATCACGGGACCAAATCCGGAACCGGGCCCCACGCCGGCAATCTTGGGTTTATCGAAGTGCAAAGGATCGGTAGCTGGCACCCATTTCCCCTGCTTGTCGAGTTTCAACACCCGGGGATGTGCCTTGTTAGTCGCGGGATCGACTTTCCCCCGACCAGCCATATTTGACTGTCCGATCAGCAGATAGATTTCAAATTTTTCCTTGGGAGGTAACTGAGACGCTTTCTCTTCCGCCCGGGTTGTACTCAGAACCGTAAACAGCCCCATGAACAGGGCCACACTCAACAGCAGTTTAATTTTCATTTTTTGGGATTCCAGCCTGAAAAGAAAAGACAATTCGATCATACTTTCATTTACTATAGAAGGTCATCCAATGGGATATCAAGCAACCGGTTTCAAGTTTTACAGAAGGAATCTCTGCAGCATGAATTTCCGTTTCACAATCGCGCTCATCGCTTGTACCCTCTTAGCCGCAACGCAATTCGCGGGCTTCGAGTCCTCTTCTCCCCTCCGGGCAGCAGAACAGAAACAGAAAAAGAAAGCCAACTCCCCCAAGACCGGCTGGAAACCGCTCAAGGATGCGGAATTCAAAGTCTATAAAAAAACCGACCAGGGCGATCTGCATCTGAATATTTTCAAACCCGCTGACTGGAAACCCGGCGACTCCCGTCCTGCGGTTGTCTTCTTCTTTGGAGGGGGCTGGCGGAGTGGAAATCCCAGTCAGTTTGAACCTCACTGCCGTTACCTCGCCTCGCGTGGCATGGTCGCCTGCGCGGCCGAATACCGCATCAAATCCAAGCACGACACCACCCCCTTCGAATGCGTCGCCGATGGTAAATCAGCCGTCCGCTGGATTCGCGAACACGCTGCAGAACTGGGAATTGACCCCAATCGCATCGTTGCCGGAGGCGGTTCGGCCGGTGGACACGTCGCCGCCTGCACGGGCACGGTAACTGGTTTCGATGAACCGAACGAAAACAAAAAGATCTCTTCCGTCCCCAATGCGATGGCTCTGTTCAACCCGGTCGTTGACACCACCGAAACCGGCTGGAAAGGGGGACCGCAACAGCTCGGAGAACGTTGCAAGGAAATCTCTCCCATCCATTTCGTGCGGAAGGGGGCCCCACCTACGATTATTTTCCACGGCACCGGCGACACAACAGTACTTTTCGAAAACGTCGAACGCTTTAATGATCAGATGAAGCAGAAAGGTAACCGCTGTGAGCTCATCGCTTACCCGGATCAACCGCACGGTTTCTTCAACCTGAGTCGTAACAAAAAGAACTACGAAGACACCATCGTGAAACTGGACGCGTTTCTGACCTCGCTGGGCTACCTGCCTCCTCAAAAATAAGTCCGCTGGCGACATCCTGAAACATCCTCCCTCAATCCCAACCAGGATCTGACGACATGACCGGTCTTTCCCCAGCCCGACTGTTGGCCTCCGTTCTCCTGTTCTCCGCTGTCTGCAGCCTCTCCCCCCTGGCAGCAGCGGAGATCAAACCGCCCCGCTCGCTTGATCCACGGATCAAGATCGAACTTTTCGCGGCCGAACCGGATATCGTCACTGTCACCGGTCTCACCGTCGACCAGCGGGGACGCGTCTTTGTCGTCGAAAGTCACACTCACTTTCGCCCCGAGAATTACGAGGGCCCCAAAACCGATCGGATTCGATTACTGGAGGACACCACAGGTGACGGTCGTGCCGACCGGATTCAGACGTTCTACGAAGGCTCGACCGAAACCATGAACGTCGCCGCCCATCCGGATGGCTGGATCTACGTCGCCACCCGCAGCTCCATTTTCAGACTGCGTGACAAAGATGACGACGGAAAAGCGGACCTCCGCCAGAATCTGGTTCAACTGGAAACCACAGCCACCTATCCACACAACGGCTTCTCAGGCTTTGCATTCGACTTCTTTAACAACATCTATTTCGGTATGGGAGAAAACGAAGGAGCCGACGCCGAACTCGTGGGTGACTTCGGCAACATTTATTTCACCCTCGGCCAGAATTACGGAGACGATGCAACACTCGTCGGCAAAGGCAGCATCCGCATTCCCGCCCTGCGGGGTGAAGGAGGCGTCTTCCGCTGTCGCACTGATGGCAGTCGCCTCGAACGTATTGCCACCGGCTTCTGGAACCCTTTCCACCTCTGCTTCGATGTCTACGGCCGCATGTTTGTTGGCGATAATGATCCCGGTAATCGTCCCCCCTGTCGCCTGCTGACCATCGTTCAGGGAGGTGACTACGGCTACCGGCGTCGTACACTCGAACCCTTTATCGCAGTCAATGCCGAAACACCGGGTACACTGCCCATGACCTCCTCTACCGGCGAGTCTCCTACGGGTGTCATCTCTTACGAATCGGACCAGCTCCCCGCCGACTATCTTGGCGACCTGCTCGTGGCCAGCTGGGGCGAACACCGTATTGACCGCTACCACCTCACCCCCGATGGTGCCTCGTTCAAAACCACCACACAACCGGTCATCGCCGGCGAGGAACACTTCCGTCCCGCGGGCATCGCCGTTGGTCCCGATGGCTGTCTGTATGTCGGCGACTGGGCCGATCGTTCTTACCCCCTGCATGGCAAAGGACGCGTCTGGAAGATCAGCACCGTAAAACCGGAGTTGTCTCCCCGCGACAACCAACTGACTTCCCCCGACTGGCAGCAACGCCAGAACGCGGTTCGCACCTTACTCGCGCAGAAGAAGCCTGGTATCGACAAGCTCCAAACTGCCCTCGGCAATACCGATCCTCGTGTTCGAGCCGGCGCCTTGAATGCCCTAACCAGCGTTAACAGACTGACGCCCGCACTCATCGCCGACCTGCTCAAAGACAAAGAACCCGGCATCCGCGAACAGGCGGTCACGATTCTTCCCGCCGACCAGGTCGACTTCGCACAGGTTGCCCGGGAAGATCAGTCCCCAGCTGTCCAGGCTGCAGCCCTCAGACGCATCTCAAACAAACAGAGCCTGCCTCTGCTATGCGAACGCCTACACAGCAACGACCCGTTCATGCAACAGGCCGCTCGCGAAGGGCTCCGACAAACACTGACCAACGCAGAGCTCGTTGAGCTGTTCTCCCAGAACGACGATCCCGCCGCCCGGCTGGCAGCAATCTTCCTGCTCAAAGAGAGCAACACCCCAGCCGATGAAAGCCTGCTGAAACAGGCCCTCATAGATAAAAATCCCGATGTGCGATTCGTCGCCGTCGAGTGGATCGGCCGCGATCAGCTTAAACAGTTCCGCGAAACACTGGTCGCTGACCTCGCCAGTCAGGCTACGACCCCCGACCTGCTCAAAGCCTACCTGGCTTCCATCGCGCAACTCGATGGCGTGATGAAAGACTGGACGCGGGGCACGACAGGCGACTGGTGGGTTACCAAATCACAGGCACAACAACTGGCCGCCCGCCTGCTGGATCTTCCCGAAACGTCGCCCGAAGTGTTAAAACAGATTCTGCTCTTCCTGCCCGCGAAACATCCCGCGTTAAGTGAAGCCAAACTGATCACGCTGACGCAATCCACTGACGCGGGAGTCCGTACCGAAGCCATCCGCAGTCTCCGCGAACTCAACACGAATACCGCGCGTCAGCAACTGCTGCAGCTCGCCACTAATTCAAAAGCCGACGCCCACCTCCGCGCGGAAGCCATCATCGGCCTCTCTGCCACTCAACCTGAGAATGTCAGACCCCTGCTCAAGTTGGCTGCTGACACCAACCCGACCGTCGCCAACGAAGCCCTGCGAACACTGCGTGGTGCTTCGCTCAGTCCATCACAACAGACAACGCTGAAACAGCTGGCTGTAGAGAACAACGCGGCCGCCGCTCTTATACAGCGGATTCTGAATCAAAGTCCTGCAGAAACAAAACCGAACCGGGACGAACTCTCCGCGTGGATGCAAACCCTCGCCGGTCCCGCAGACCCCCGCGCCGGTCAGCGTCTCTTCTTTCATCCCCAGGGCCCCGGCTGCTTCCGTTGCCATCAAATCGACGGTCGCGGACAACAGGTCGGCCCCGGTCTGATTCGCACCAATGGTCGCATCGCTTTGAACCGGGAACGTCTGGTCGAAGCGATCATCAATCCCAGTAAAGATATTGACCCCGGCTTTCTCCCGCTGACGATCGTCACCATCGATGGTCAGACCGCCTCGGGCATTTATCACAAGCACAATAATAAGGAGCGTTCGATTTACGACTCCAACGGGAAAATCCGCTCATTCAAAATCGACGAGATCGAAGAAATGGTCCCTTCCCAAACCTCGATCATGCCTAACGGCTTGGTGGACCAGATGACCCTCCAGGAATTTCGTGATCTAATTGCCTACCTGCTGCCGGAATCGAATTCGAAGTCGAAACCTGGTTCCGAGTAATCGCAGCTCAGCGAACGGCGCCCCCATTCACATTGATGACCTGACCGGTGATATAAGCCGCTTCCCGACTGCAGAGAAACCGCGCCATGTTGGCGATGTCCTGGGGAGTTCCCCAGCACTCCATCGGGGTTTCCTGTTTGACCCGCTCCTGCCAGACTTCACTCGCCGATTCCCCCCAGGCCGTCAGAATCCAGCCGGGGGCAATACAGTTCACGCGAACCTTGGGGGCCAGCGAGACCGCCAGCGAACGACTGAAACCCATGATGGCATTCTTACTGGTCGCGAACAGCTCACCACTGGCCCCTTCCATTCCCCGATCCGACTGGTCCCAGCCGATATTCAGTATACAACCATGACCCTGTTCGATCATGCGACGCCCTACTTCACGCGACAGCAGAACGGTTCCCCGCACATCAATATCGAACAGTTTTTCGAGCTTCGCGCCATACTCCAGTTTGGCCTGATCTCCCGTCAGCAGATCAACGCCCGCGTTATTTACCCAAATGTCCAATGCTCCCCATTTCTGAAAAGCTCGATTTATAAAATCGTCATACTTTTCCTGGTGAGCCAGCTCGAGGGAGAGCATCTCCGATTCCCGTCCGCGACTCCGGATCTCTTCCACCACCGCCTCGGCTGCTTGAGACGAATTCCGATAATGGATCAGCACGTCCGCCCCCGCCTCAGCCAGCTCCAGCGCAATGGCTTTTCCGATGCCCGAAGAGGACCCGGTCACCATTGCTTTCTTACCGGTCAAATCGCAGAACGCAGAGACAGACACCACATAACCCCTTACTGACAAGAGACTTATTCACATAAAACAAGTCTTATTTCGCGAATAATTAGATAAACTGGATAAATACTAGTTGACGATCGGGCAGAGCACTACCATAATTGCCAACGAAATAAGGGAGCGGTCTTCAATTTCTGAAATGAAGCGACTCTCCTACGTCACATCTTTCGCCTGTCTGGCAACATTACAAGTAGTAGTTGAATATTTCAGCTGAGATCTGCGCGCCATGTAATACAGGCGATTTAGGGCCACAATGTTTTGAACAATTGGTATGGCCAGCGGTTGGCTGCTTGTTTTTCATGATTTAACTTCCCCACGCTGACGTGAGTGGAACGAACAAATTTGCCCCACAGGCTGGTCACGTATATAAAGTGACCGGTTTTAAACGAGCTCTATTGCATGAATTTAAAAAAGGAAACTAGTGATATGGCCACAAATCTTGTGGATCCGCCCCAGGAAGGAACGACCCAGCGTTTTCCGACGCTGCCAGATCATCTGGAGAAAAACCTCGTTAAAGTTTTCAAACTGCTGTCCGACGAAACGCGACTGCGGATTATGCTTTATCTGGCCCAGGAAGAAGAATTATTCGTAACTGCCTTGTGTGAAAGGCTGAATCAGAGCCAGCCGGCTGTGAGTCACCACCTCGCACTCCTTCGCGACGCAGGCTTAATTGAAGCACGCCGCGACGGCAAACACAACTTCTATTCGATCTGCCGGACCCATTTCCACGCGATCATGGCTGAACTGTTCAACAGTTTTAATGATCCCAATGAGAATATTATCCGCATCGATAATTTCGTCCTCACCCAGGACCTGAGCTGATTCCCTTTCGAATCAATTCAAATTTGAAAAAAACGACCGAAGAGGCCGGCCATCAGCGCCGGTCTCTTTTTATTTGCGCCAATCTTTGATAGAACATATCAGATTTGACCCGAATTTCTTCAATCCCTTAAGATCAGTGTAGACAATGCAGAAAACAGCGAAGTTAGCCCTTGCCGATGGCAGCGTATTCACAGGGACGGCTTTTGGTGCGGACGGAGAAGTCCACGGTGAAGTTGTGTTCAACACGAGCATGACCGGGTACCAGGAAATCCTGACCGACCCTTCTTACTGCGGACAGATCGTCACCATGACCTATCCGCAGATCGGAAACTACGGCATCGCCCCCGAAGATATTGAGTCCGGCGGAATCGCTCTGCAGGGCTTCATCGTTCGTGAGCTCTGCGAAATTCCCAGCAACTATCGCTCGACACAGACTCTTGATGAATACCTCAAAGCCGCAGGCGTCATCGGACTGCAGGGAATCGACACCCGCGCCCTGGTGCGGAAGATCCGAACCTCCGGCGCCATGACCGGCGTCCTCTCCACGGTCGACCTGGATGATGAATCGCTTGTCAAAAAAGCCCAGAGCAGCCCGCAACTCGTCGGCCAGGATCTGGTCAGCAAAGTTCTGCCCGCGGAAGCCCGCGAATGGGATGAAGGCCTGCATCCGCTGGCCCACAGCAGTTCGACTCACTCCCTCTCCGGAAAAACCATCACCAACATGGCCGAAGGGGAAGATCAGGCGGAAAGCAATTACCACATCGTTGCCATCGATTACGGCATGAAGTGGAACATCCCCCGTCACCTGAAACAGCTCGGCTGCCGCGTAACGATTCTCCCCGGAAACTGCACCGCGGAAGACGTTCTCGCCCTCA carries:
- a CDS encoding sialate O-acetylesterase translates to MKIKLLLSVALFMGLFTVLSTTRAEEKASQLPPKEKFEIYLLIGQSNMAGRGKVDPATNKAHPRVLKLDKQGKWVPATDPLHFDKPKIAGVGPGSGFGPVIADAKPGVTIGLIPAAVGGTPLSRWVKGGDLYERAVKLAKENQKYGEIKGAIWHQGEGDSSNPKLYNSYQKRLSGMIADLRKDLNEPDMPFVMGELGEFFTRPGAETVNKSLHGIAETVPATAVASSKGLPAKSDQVHFNAEAEREFGKRYAAQMLKLQKQAAEK
- a CDS encoding alpha/beta hydrolase, whose translation is MNFRFTIALIACTLLAATQFAGFESSSPLRAAEQKQKKKANSPKTGWKPLKDAEFKVYKKTDQGDLHLNIFKPADWKPGDSRPAVVFFFGGGWRSGNPSQFEPHCRYLASRGMVACAAEYRIKSKHDTTPFECVADGKSAVRWIREHAAELGIDPNRIVAGGGSAGGHVAACTGTVTGFDEPNENKKISSVPNAMALFNPVVDTTETGWKGGPQQLGERCKEISPIHFVRKGAPPTIIFHGTGDTTVLFENVERFNDQMKQKGNRCELIAYPDQPHGFFNLSRNKKNYEDTIVKLDAFLTSLGYLPPQK
- a CDS encoding PVC-type heme-binding CxxCH protein, which translates into the protein MTGLSPARLLASVLLFSAVCSLSPLAAAEIKPPRSLDPRIKIELFAAEPDIVTVTGLTVDQRGRVFVVESHTHFRPENYEGPKTDRIRLLEDTTGDGRADRIQTFYEGSTETMNVAAHPDGWIYVATRSSIFRLRDKDDDGKADLRQNLVQLETTATYPHNGFSGFAFDFFNNIYFGMGENEGADAELVGDFGNIYFTLGQNYGDDATLVGKGSIRIPALRGEGGVFRCRTDGSRLERIATGFWNPFHLCFDVYGRMFVGDNDPGNRPPCRLLTIVQGGDYGYRRRTLEPFIAVNAETPGTLPMTSSTGESPTGVISYESDQLPADYLGDLLVASWGEHRIDRYHLTPDGASFKTTTQPVIAGEEHFRPAGIAVGPDGCLYVGDWADRSYPLHGKGRVWKISTVKPELSPRDNQLTSPDWQQRQNAVRTLLAQKKPGIDKLQTALGNTDPRVRAGALNALTSVNRLTPALIADLLKDKEPGIREQAVTILPADQVDFAQVAREDQSPAVQAAALRRISNKQSLPLLCERLHSNDPFMQQAAREGLRQTLTNAELVELFSQNDDPAARLAAIFLLKESNTPADESLLKQALIDKNPDVRFVAVEWIGRDQLKQFRETLVADLASQATTPDLLKAYLASIAQLDGVMKDWTRGTTGDWWVTKSQAQQLAARLLDLPETSPEVLKQILLFLPAKHPALSEAKLITLTQSTDAGVRTEAIRSLRELNTNTARQQLLQLATNSKADAHLRAEAIIGLSATQPENVRPLLKLAADTNPTVANEALRTLRGASLSPSQQTTLKQLAVENNAAAALIQRILNQSPAETKPNRDELSAWMQTLAGPADPRAGQRLFFHPQGPGCFRCHQIDGRGQQVGPGLIRTNGRIALNRERLVEAIINPSKDIDPGFLPLTIVTIDGQTASGIYHKHNNKERSIYDSNGKIRSFKIDEIEEMVPSQTSIMPNGLVDQMTLQEFRDLIAYLLPESNSKSKPGSE
- a CDS encoding SDR family NAD(P)-dependent oxidoreductase; protein product: MSVSAFCDLTGKKAMVTGSSSGIGKAIALELAEAGADVLIHYRNSSQAAEAVVEEIRSRGRESEMLSLELAHQEKYDDFINRAFQKWGALDIWVNNAGVDLLTGDQAKLEYGAKLEKLFDIDVRGTVLLSREVGRRMIEQGHGCILNIGWDQSDRGMEGASGELFATSKNAIMGFSRSLAVSLAPKVRVNCIAPGWILTAWGESASEVWQERVKQETPMECWGTPQDIANMARFLCSREAAYITGQVINVNGGAVR
- a CDS encoding ArsR/SmtB family transcription factor yields the protein MATNLVDPPQEGTTQRFPTLPDHLEKNLVKVFKLLSDETRLRIMLYLAQEEELFVTALCERLNQSQPAVSHHLALLRDAGLIEARRDGKHNFYSICRTHFHAIMAELFNSFNDPNENIIRIDNFVLTQDLS
- the carA gene encoding glutamine-hydrolyzing carbamoyl-phosphate synthase small subunit encodes the protein MQKTAKLALADGSVFTGTAFGADGEVHGEVVFNTSMTGYQEILTDPSYCGQIVTMTYPQIGNYGIAPEDIESGGIALQGFIVRELCEIPSNYRSTQTLDEYLKAAGVIGLQGIDTRALVRKIRTSGAMTGVLSTVDLDDESLVKKAQSSPQLVGQDLVSKVLPAEAREWDEGLHPLAHSSSTHSLSGKTITNMAEGEDQAESNYHIVAIDYGMKWNIPRHLKQLGCRVTILPGNCTAEDVLALNPDGVFLSNGPGDPEPLTYAIETIRNLLGKVPIFGICLGHQLLGLACGCKTFKLKFGHRGANQPVLNEDTRQVEITSQNHGFAIDPETMPDDVEVTHTNMNDNTVAGLRHKTHAAFSVQYHPEASAGPHDSHYLFKQFFDSICQTRVSS